From uncultured Pseudodesulfovibrio sp.:
TGGCATAGGCTACGGAATCGAAGAACATAGGTTCCTCCAGAAAAGGTTAATAATGTTGCAGTCTTCTGAGCTATCTAACAGGGAACATACAGATTGCCGTACGGTCGATGTGAGAACGGACGAATCTTCACAAAGTTCTCACTCATTATTTCCGTGCTGTCCAGCTTCAATTCGTTGGCGTAATCTTTAACTAAATCTTCAATAATTTTCAAATCTTCAGAATTCACGGGTTGAGCGTTCAAACCAGGACCGAGTTGATTCTGAGGAACGTCTCCGCGAACATAGATTACACCGCCATGCATTCCTGTACCGAGACTTCGTCCCGCCACAGGCGCATCAGACTTATCAGAAAACATACCCAAGAGCAAAATAATTCCGCCAGCCATGTATTCTCCGAGGAAGTCCCCAGCTTTTCCACCAACAACAATTTTCGGTTGATGATCAAGGTAGGCTTTCATATGAATTCCGACCCGGTAGCCTACATCACCTTTGATGAATATTTCGCCGCCACGCATAGCGTACCCGATGACATCCCCAGCAATCCCTTCAATGATGATGCGGCCATTATCCATGGTATTCCCGACACCATCCTGAGCATTGTTGTGAATACGGATTTTGGGGCCACGCATAAATGCTCCCAGATCCTGTCCCGGAACACCATAAACATCAAATGTCAGGTCCCCTTCCAAGGCCGTGGCGATATAACGCTGCCCATTGCATTTCTTGAGAGTGAAATCGGTCACGCCGTTTTTAATAAGCTCACGAATTTCTTCGTTAAACTGCTTGTAGTATGTCCGCCCTGCCGTAAGGGTTTTCTTTTTTCTTTTGGCTGTCATTTAATCCTCCAGATCCACGATGACGGGTTCGCCCGCCTTGGGCATCCAGACTCTATCCAGTTCTGGGCAAACATCACGCACTGCCGATTCCTCAGAAGACATGAAGACCATGTCATCTTTTTCAGCCACCAGCAGCGGTCTGAGCTTAATGCGGTCGTTCAGTCCCATGAGCCGGTTGTTGTCTGCGACCAGAATGGCAAAGGGACCGTTGAGCATGCCGGGACCATAAGTGGCGCGAAGTGTCGTGTACAATTCTTTATCTTCGTCATCCATACGTTCGATTTCATCCCAGAAAGGCGGCGCAAAGCATTTTGCCGTCATTTCCCAAGACAGACCGTGTTTACGGATGAGCATATCCAGCTCATAGGCCACGACTTCAGTATCTGTCATCATGGTGCAGAGATAATCATGTTCACACAAGTAACGCCGATTAATGCCATAAGATGAAATTTCACCGTTGTGGACAATAGACCAATTCAAAATGGTGAACGGATGTGCTCCACCCCACCAACCGGGAGTATTCGTCGGAAAACGGTTGTGGCCAGTCCAGATATAGGCCGAGTATTCTTCCAAGCGAAAGAATTCAGCGATATCTTCAGGAAAACCAACCCCTTTGAATGCCCCCATGTTTTTACCACTGGATACGACAAATGCGCCGGGAACGGTGGTGTTAATTTTCATGACCACGGCAACGATGTAATCCTCTTCCGGCAATTCCCAAAATTCGTTGTCTGGTTTTTCAGGTACAGTTACGAAATACCGATTGAACTTTGGCGGATTGGGAATTGCTAAAGTCCGTCGTGTTGGAATCGGTTCGTAATAATGCAGATCAAAATATTGTTTGATCATTTCTTCCGAGCCTTTGATGGCCGCATCGTCATCACACATCATGTGGAAGCAGTATTTGTCTGCATGGTCAGGATATATGCCGTAGGCAGCAAATCCGCCACCAAGGCCGTTTCCTCGATCATGCATACAGGCCATGGCTTGAATAGGCATGTCACCTGGAATCAATCCACGCTTCTTGTTGATGACGCCGAATATTCCGCAACCGGAAATATCCTTTTCGAAATCATAATATCTATCAGGCGCTTTCATGTAATCCTCTCAGAAATCGCTAATTACGCTTCGGGGTTCCAGGTTTCCCGGAAGAAATCATCAGGCCACATAAGCACATCAGGCTCACCGGCCAAAAGTTGCTTCTTGGCCTCTTCTGGGATGGGCATCTGGAATTTGACAAATGCGGTATACATACCCGCCATATCGATATCACCCACCAGAACATAGCCCACTAGATGGTCGTTTTGAAAGACCAGCTTGCGGTAGCTTTTTTTCTTTTCATCTAAAGTGATAGAGGCCGTATACGACTCGTCTCCTTCGGGGGGATTGACCGTTCCAACCGAAATAGTTGGCAGGCCATAGAACGAGATGGAATTCATGGCCAATGACCCTTTGAACTCTATATCTGTGCCAGTCATGTTTTTACCGGCACAGAAGCCTTGATTGTAGGCATTTGTCCAGATGGGGATGACCCGATCATCACCGAACAGCAAATCTTTGGCCTGAGCGACATCGCCCGCCGCAAATATGCCGTCGGCGCTGGTGCGCATATGGTCATCTACATGAATGCCTCGGTCCACTTCGATACCAGCATTTTTGGCCAGTCCGTAATTGGGAACAACGCCGATGGCGATGACCACCACATCGGTCTGCAAGAAATCGCCGTCAGTCAGGTGGACACCCTTGAGCTTGCCGTCCGCATCTCGTTGAATTTCCTTAGCCGAAACGCCGCAGCGGACGTTCAGGCCGACTTCAGCAAGCCGTGAACCGGCCAGCGAAGCAGCGTTTTCATCAAAAGCAAGACTGAGTATGCGGGGAGACAGTTCCAGAATGGTGACGTCAACACCGCGATCAAATAGGGATTCACCGGCTTTCAGGCCAATAAGTCCGCCTCCGATGACAACAGCCCTTTTTATTTCCTTGGCTTTGGAGATAAGCGTCTGTGCATGTTCAAGATTGGTGAAGTTATACACGTCGGTACCATCAGACCCCGGAATGGGAGGTGTGAACGGGATACCGCCCGTGGCAACAAGTAGATTTTCGAATTCAATGGTCTCGCCTTTATCAGTGGTCACGGTCTTGGCCTTGGAATCAATGCCAATGACTGTTGTGCCAAGCTTAAGGGAAACTTTGCTTTTTTCATAAAATTCCTGAGGGCGAAGTGCCAAACGGTCTGGCCCTATCTTGCCTGCAAGGAGGTAGGAAATGAGCGGACGACCATATGCCGGAGAATCTTCGGCACCGATAATCAGGATCTCGTTGTCGGTATCTACTTTGCGGATACCCTCGATGGCACCGATGGAAGCGATGCCATTACCAATGATGACGTATTTCATGATCGCTTCCTACCTTTCCTCGAATTTTAGGGCTTGATTGGGGCAGGCCTGAACACAGGCTGGGCCTTCTTCACGTCCTTCACACAGGTCACATTTGACGATTTTACTCTCTGTGGGATGTCTACGAATAGCTCCATATGGACATGCCATGAGGCAGGACCAGCAACCAACGCATTTATTCCGATCATATACGGTGCGTCCGGTTTCTGGATCTTTGTGTAAACCACCGGAAATACAAGCAGCTACACATGAGGGTTCATCACAGTGACGGCAGCTGATAGCAACGCAGGTATCGCCTTTTTCAAAGACTTTTTTACAAGGAGACAGACCATCTTTGCTCCGCTCTTCGCGGTAAGCGACAATCAAATCCTTGGATTTTGAATGTGCAGTGATACAAGCCAACTCGCAAAGATGGCAGCCAATACAGTAATCTTTATCCGGATAGACTCTTTTCATGGTGTCCTCCGCTTAACGCCCGGCATGCTTGATGCCGAGAATGTCGAGTTCAGTGTCGGAAATACCCACACCGCGAAGTTTGTCACGGTTGCCGCGTAGGGATTCAATTGAGTTCAGTCCCATGCCGCCAAGCATTTCTTCGATTTCATGGCCCCAAGCCCGAATAAGGTTGGTCAATTTTTTTGCCGCGATATCCGGGTTTTGACGTTTGGACAACTTGGGATCGTTAGTGGCGATGCCCCATGGACATTTACCGGTGTAACAACGTCCACAAATGGTACAACCGACAGCAATCAGGGTCGCTGTACCGATGTAGACAGCGTCAGCGCCAAGAGCGATGGCCTTGACCACATCTCCGGCACACCTAATACCACCCGCTGCAACGATGGAGACATTGTTGCGGATTCCTTCGTCGCGAAGACGTTGGTCAACCTGTGCCAAAGCCAGCTCAATGGGAATACCGACGTTGTCTCGAATCATGGCTGGTGCCGCGCCTGTTCCGCCTCGCATACCGTCAACGGTAATAATATCTGCACCAGCCCGGGCAATACCGGAGGCGATAGCAGCAACATTATGTACCGCGGCAATTTTGACAGAAACCGGGACCTTGTATTCGGAGGCCTCTTTTAATGCGTAAATGAGCTGAAGCAGGTCTTCGATGGAATATATATCGTGATGCGGTGCCGGAGAAATTGCGTCTGAACCAATGGGGACCATTCGCGTTTCTGACACCATGTCATTGATTTTTTCACCGGGCAGATGACCGCCAATACCAGGCTTTGCGCCCTGCCCTACTTTGATTTCAATACCTGCACCAGCTTTGAGATAGTCAAGATGTACGCCGAAACGACCGGACGCTACCTGCACGATGGTGTTTTTACCATATTTGTATAATGACTTGTGTAAACCGCCTTCACCTGTGTTGTAAGCAGTGCCGGTTGCTGTGGCAGCTCGAGCCATTGCACGGTGAAGGTTGAAGTTGATGGCACCAAAGCTCATGGCAGCGAACATGATTGGTATATCAAGTTCAAGCTGCGGTGTAAGTTTGGTATTCAGCTTGGGCTTGCCGGTCTTTTTATCTGTTGTAATATCCAACTTTCTGGGCTTCGCGCCAAGAAATGTTTTGAGTTCCATGGGTTCGCGCAGTGGATCAATGGAGGGATTGGTGACCTGACTGGCGTCGAGCAACATGCGATCCCAGTATACGGGAATATCTACGGGAGAGCCCATTCCGGCTAGAAGAACACCACCAGTGTCAGCCTGTTTATATATATTCTGTAAGAATACGGGACGCCACAGATTGTTGGTTCTGAAGTCGGAAGGCTTGTTAACAATGTTTAGGGCAGCCGTGGGGCACAAGGCCTCACAACGATGACAGCCAATACACTTGGTGTTGTCGTGCATGACTTTTTGTCGGGCCTCATCCCAATAATGTGCTTCATATGAACATTGGCGGACACAGACCTTGCAATTGATGCACAGGTCTTTGTCCCGTTCAATACAAAACTCATGGTAATTTTTGTTGATGGGCTGAAAAAGCAAGACTGATACCTCTTTAC
This genomic window contains:
- a CDS encoding FAD-dependent oxidoreductase — translated: MKYVIIGNGIASIGAIEGIRKVDTDNEILIIGAEDSPAYGRPLISYLLAGKIGPDRLALRPQEFYEKSKVSLKLGTTVIGIDSKAKTVTTDKGETIEFENLLVATGGIPFTPPIPGSDGTDVYNFTNLEHAQTLISKAKEIKRAVVIGGGLIGLKAGESLFDRGVDVTILELSPRILSLAFDENAASLAGSRLAEVGLNVRCGVSAKEIQRDADGKLKGVHLTDGDFLQTDVVVIAIGVVPNYGLAKNAGIEVDRGIHVDDHMRTSADGIFAAGDVAQAKDLLFGDDRVIPIWTNAYNQGFCAGKNMTGTDIEFKGSLAMNSISFYGLPTISVGTVNPPEGDESYTASITLDEKKKSYRKLVFQNDHLVGYVLVGDIDMAGMYTAFVKFQMPIPEEAKKQLLAGEPDVLMWPDDFFRETWNPEA
- a CDS encoding glutamate synthase-related protein; the protein is MLFQPINKNYHEFCIERDKDLCINCKVCVRQCSYEAHYWDEARQKVMHDNTKCIGCHRCEALCPTAALNIVNKPSDFRTNNLWRPVFLQNIYKQADTGGVLLAGMGSPVDIPVYWDRMLLDASQVTNPSIDPLREPMELKTFLGAKPRKLDITTDKKTGKPKLNTKLTPQLELDIPIMFAAMSFGAINFNLHRAMARAATATGTAYNTGEGGLHKSLYKYGKNTIVQVASGRFGVHLDYLKAGAGIEIKVGQGAKPGIGGHLPGEKINDMVSETRMVPIGSDAISPAPHHDIYSIEDLLQLIYALKEASEYKVPVSVKIAAVHNVAAIASGIARAGADIITVDGMRGGTGAAPAMIRDNVGIPIELALAQVDQRLRDEGIRNNVSIVAAGGIRCAGDVVKAIALGADAVYIGTATLIAVGCTICGRCYTGKCPWGIATNDPKLSKRQNPDIAAKKLTNLIRAWGHEIEEMLGGMGLNSIESLRGNRDKLRGVGISDTELDILGIKHAGR
- a CDS encoding 4Fe-4S dicluster domain-containing protein, giving the protein MKRVYPDKDYCIGCHLCELACITAHSKSKDLIVAYREERSKDGLSPCKKVFEKGDTCVAISCRHCDEPSCVAACISGGLHKDPETGRTVYDRNKCVGCWSCLMACPYGAIRRHPTESKIVKCDLCEGREEGPACVQACPNQALKFEER
- a CDS encoding glutamine amidotransferase family protein — protein: MKAPDRYYDFEKDISGCGIFGVINKKRGLIPGDMPIQAMACMHDRGNGLGGGFAAYGIYPDHADKYCFHMMCDDDAAIKGSEEMIKQYFDLHYYEPIPTRRTLAIPNPPKFNRYFVTVPEKPDNEFWELPEEDYIVAVVMKINTTVPGAFVVSSGKNMGAFKGVGFPEDIAEFFRLEEYSAYIWTGHNRFPTNTPGWWGGAHPFTILNWSIVHNGEISSYGINRRYLCEHDYLCTMMTDTEVVAYELDMLIRKHGLSWEMTAKCFAPPFWDEIERMDDEDKELYTTLRATYGPGMLNGPFAILVADNNRLMGLNDRIKLRPLLVAEKDDMVFMSSEESAVRDVCPELDRVWMPKAGEPVIVDLED